The genomic stretch AGGCCATGGATGGAAGGGGCTCTCTGGGTGTTTTTACGTCAAAAAGCTCCTCTGCGTTGGACTTTAGTAGATAATCCCTGTACTCATCCCTTTCCATATCCCTTTTTAGGCTGTCCTTTAAGACCAGCCTGAGACCTTTGCCGTCCCTTCTGCGGTAGAAGGTGAAGGCCACTTTTCCGTAGTTTCGCAGGATAAGGTTGCCCTTTCCCACGGTGCAGTTCGTCATATACTGTATTCCGTCCACTCCACACATATCGGTCTCGGAGACACAGACCAATTCCTCGTCTCCGTCGCCCTCCCCTAACTCTCTGAGGGCCAGCTCCGACGCCTTTATCCCTATGGCCAGACCAGGACAACTATGTCCGTGAAAG from Dethiosulfovibrio salsuginis encodes the following:
- a CDS encoding FmdE family protein, whose protein sequence is MESKKTYDDVVAFHGHSCPGLAIGIKASELALRELGEGDGDEELVCVSETDMCGVDGIQYMTNCTVGKGNLILRNYGKVAFTFYRRRDGKGLRLVLKDSLKRDMERDEYRDYLLKSNAEELFDVKTPREPLPSMAYRESSLRCSRCGEGTMESLTRNLDGQVYCLPCFREIRPQR